A section of the Streptococcus oriscaviae genome encodes:
- a CDS encoding LLM class flavin-dependent oxidoreductase, whose translation MVELGISTFGETTPLEQTGEVYSHDERIRQLVKEIELADAVGLDVYGIGEHHREDFAVSAPEIVLAAGAVNTKQIKLTSAVSILSSMDPVRLYQQYTTIDALSNGRAEIMAGRGSFTESFPLFGYDLKDYEELFDEKLDMLLEIDKATNLKWEGKFTQSVDNKPVYPRPVQDDFPIWVATGGHVESSIKIAKLGLPIVYAIIGTAPKHFKPLVDAYRKVARNAGHSPEKTKVAVHSWGWIADDHDKAVADYFHPTKVMTDNIAKDRPHWSQMTKGQYLHSLTDAGSTIVGDPQHVAQKIIQTIETLDLDRFFLHLPIGSMPHEDVLRAIELYGKEVAPIVRNYFANKESNKA comes from the coding sequence ATGGTAGAATTAGGTATTTCAACATTTGGAGAAACAACGCCTCTGGAACAGACAGGAGAAGTCTACTCCCACGATGAGCGGATCCGCCAGCTGGTAAAGGAAATCGAGCTAGCAGATGCGGTGGGTCTGGATGTCTATGGAATTGGAGAGCATCACCGAGAAGATTTTGCGGTGTCTGCACCTGAAATTGTTCTGGCAGCAGGGGCCGTCAATACCAAGCAGATCAAGCTGACATCGGCAGTTTCCATCTTGTCCTCTATGGATCCAGTAAGGCTCTACCAGCAGTATACAACCATCGACGCCTTGTCCAATGGACGTGCGGAGATTATGGCTGGGCGAGGCTCCTTTACCGAGTCTTTCCCCCTATTTGGTTATGACCTCAAGGATTATGAGGAGTTGTTTGATGAAAAGCTAGACATGCTCTTGGAGATTGACAAGGCAACCAATCTGAAGTGGGAAGGCAAGTTTACCCAGTCTGTTGATAATAAACCCGTATATCCGCGTCCTGTTCAGGATGATTTTCCAATTTGGGTCGCAACAGGGGGGCATGTAGAGTCCAGTATCAAAATTGCTAAGCTAGGTTTGCCGATTGTCTATGCCATCATTGGAACGGCACCTAAGCACTTCAAACCGTTGGTAGATGCTTATCGTAAGGTAGCTAGAAACGCTGGTCATTCTCCAGAAAAAACCAAGGTGGCTGTTCATTCATGGGGTTGGATAGCGGATGACCATGACAAGGCTGTGGCTGATTATTTCCATCCTACCAAGGTGATGACAGACAACATCGCAAAAGATCGCCCGCACTGGTCGCAGATGACCAAGGGCCAATACCTTCACTCTCTGACAGATGCTGGGTCAACCATTGTTGGAGATCCGCAGCATGTGGCACAAAAGATTATCCAGACGATTGAAACCCTAGATCTGGATCGCTTCTTCCTCCATCTGCCAATCGGCTCCATGCCGCATGAGGATGTTCTTCGTGCCATCGAACTCTACGGAAAAGAAGTAGCACCGATTGTCAGAAATTACTTTGCAAATAAGGAGAGCAATAAGGCGTAA
- a CDS encoding ABC transporter permease yields the protein MENWKFALKSILAHKMRSLLTMLGIIFGVAAVVVIMAMGNGMKNYFEDSLAGDQKNVNVYFSNYVETEASSGMFGSAYYAEPVDEAEPDLTSPILQGLLDIDGVENYYTSNSTMAELSFGNKKAENVNITGVSQTFFDIKQYDILAGRKFTANDYAQFSRIIMLDKALAEKLFGSIEASLNQTVSLQNNAYLVVGVYKDPNAGSALYGMNSGGNAVMTNTQLAAESGMKEHSSIYVHVADVSRASEVGRAAADYLTRATGLREARYDIYDLSSMLDQINQQLSAMTLFIGSVAGVSLLVGGIGVMNIMLVSVTERTREIGLRKALGATRGNILMQFLIEAIVLTSLGGLIGLVLAQGVVYLFNIMQILGPEIKSSISLPVVLGSMAFSAFVGIVFGVLPANKASKLDPIEALRYE from the coding sequence ATGGAAAATTGGAAATTCGCCCTCAAATCCATCCTGGCTCACAAGATGCGTTCTCTGTTGACCATGTTGGGGATTATCTTTGGTGTGGCGGCCGTCGTTGTTATCATGGCAATGGGAAATGGGATGAAAAATTATTTTGAAGACTCGCTGGCGGGTGATCAAAAAAATGTCAATGTCTATTTCTCTAACTATGTCGAAACAGAAGCTTCTTCAGGGATGTTTGGTTCCGCCTATTACGCAGAGCCAGTAGATGAAGCAGAGCCAGATCTGACCAGCCCTATCTTGCAAGGCTTGTTGGACATCGATGGGGTTGAAAACTACTATACGAGCAATTCAACCATGGCGGAACTCAGTTTTGGAAATAAAAAAGCTGAGAATGTCAATATCACAGGTGTCAGTCAAACCTTCTTTGATATCAAACAGTATGATATTTTAGCCGGGCGCAAATTCACGGCGAATGACTATGCGCAATTCTCACGCATTATCATGCTGGACAAGGCCTTGGCTGAAAAACTATTCGGCTCAATCGAAGCCTCTCTCAATCAAACAGTTAGTCTGCAAAACAACGCTTATCTGGTTGTTGGTGTCTATAAGGATCCCAATGCAGGTTCGGCCCTTTATGGGATGAACTCAGGCGGAAATGCCGTCATGACCAATACGCAATTAGCAGCCGAGAGCGGTATGAAGGAACACTCGTCCATCTACGTCCATGTGGCGGATGTCAGTCGAGCTTCCGAAGTCGGAAGGGCAGCGGCAGACTATTTGACAAGGGCGACTGGCTTGAGAGAAGCACGCTACGATATCTACGACTTATCTAGCATGCTGGATCAAATCAATCAGCAGTTGTCTGCAATGACTCTCTTTATCGGATCAGTAGCAGGTGTCTCCCTGCTGGTTGGTGGTATCGGGGTGATGAACATCATGTTGGTATCGGTGACCGAGCGGACTCGAGAAATCGGCTTGCGTAAGGCATTGGGTGCGACCAGAGGGAATATCTTAATGCAGTTTTTGATTGAAGCCATTGTCTTAACTAGCTTGGGTGGTTTGATTGGTCTGGTCTTGGCTCAGGGGGTTGTTTATCTCTTCAACATTATGCAAATCCTCGGCCCTGAAATCAAGTCCTCCATCTCACTACCTGTCGTACTAGGCAGCATGGCCTTCTCAGCCTTTGTTGGTATCGTCTTTGGTGTCCTTCCAGCTAATAAGGCTTCCAAACTGGATCCAATTGAAGCCCTTCGATATGAGTAA
- a CDS encoding ABC transporter ATP-binding protein has translation MKNQLIKLSGINKSYRNGDQELRVLKDIDLEVEEGEFLAIMGPSGSGKSTLMNIIGLLDRASSGNYVLDYTEVSQLSEKKLAQVRNNQIGFVFQQFFLLAKLNALQNVELPLIYAGVPTGKRRDLAKQYLEKVELGERMTHLPSELSGGQKQRVAIARALVNSPSIILADEPTGALDTKTGQQIMELLTELNEEGKTIIMVTHEPEIAAYAKRTIVLRDGIITEDRRKEGV, from the coding sequence ATGAAGAACCAACTAATTAAGCTGTCAGGCATCAACAAAAGCTATCGCAATGGAGATCAGGAACTCCGCGTTCTCAAAGATATTGACCTAGAAGTCGAAGAAGGAGAATTTCTTGCCATCATGGGGCCTTCTGGCTCAGGTAAGTCAACCTTGATGAACATTATTGGTTTATTGGACAGGGCAAGCTCTGGAAACTATGTCTTGGATTATACCGAGGTCAGTCAATTATCAGAGAAAAAATTAGCCCAAGTCCGTAACAACCAAATCGGCTTTGTCTTTCAACAGTTCTTTTTGCTGGCCAAGCTCAATGCCCTTCAAAATGTTGAACTTCCCTTGATTTACGCGGGTGTTCCGACAGGAAAACGCAGAGATTTGGCCAAGCAGTACTTGGAAAAAGTTGAATTAGGTGAGCGGATGACCCACCTTCCATCAGAGTTATCTGGTGGGCAAAAGCAGCGGGTGGCGATTGCTAGGGCTTTGGTCAATTCCCCTTCTATTATTCTGGCAGATGAACCGACAGGAGCTTTGGATACCAAGACTGGCCAACAAATCATGGAGCTTTTGACAGAGCTAAATGAAGAAGGCAAGACCATTATCATGGTTACTCACGAGCCGGAGATTGCAGCCTATGCTAAACGAACCATCGTGTTGCGGGATGGCATCATCACAGAAGATCGTCGCAAGGAGGGGGTATAA
- a CDS encoding efflux RND transporter periplasmic adaptor subunit: MFKSKKAKIALFSGIGLVAVALVLAALLLNPNSSQSTTDTEVGLTYTVAKEGSIASATLLSGTVSAAEEQYVYYDGSKGDLETVYVGQGDQVQVGTPLVKYDTSELQATYDTAVRARDKVARQIHDLKTNGQTVTMTGDEATDNSNVASTQRSVDMQLQDLNDSYADAQANVDKAAAALNEATVTSTVVGTVVEVNKSVSRSNTSTNQTVVHVVNQGSLQITGSLTEYDLANIAVDQEVKITSKVYPEQSWTGKISYISNYPEGSQAAAVTGTSGNSGSKYPFKVALTSEVGPLKQGFSVNIEVVNTSKSILVPVTAVVAEEEKNYVWTIVDGKAKKVEVTLGSADATNQEVTAGLTVGDQVITIPNDSLEDGKEVEAYEEPTN; encoded by the coding sequence ATGTTTAAGTCAAAGAAAGCTAAGATTGCTTTGTTCTCAGGTATAGGTCTTGTAGCAGTAGCCCTGGTGTTGGCCGCACTGCTTTTGAATCCGAATAGTTCTCAGTCTACAACGGATACGGAAGTTGGTCTAACATACACAGTTGCTAAAGAAGGTTCGATTGCGTCAGCCACTCTGTTGTCAGGAACGGTTTCAGCGGCTGAAGAGCAGTATGTCTACTACGATGGCTCTAAGGGTGATTTGGAAACAGTCTATGTTGGTCAAGGGGATCAAGTTCAGGTTGGAACTCCTCTGGTAAAATACGATACCAGTGAGTTGCAGGCAACTTATGACACAGCTGTTCGGGCGCGGGATAAGGTTGCCCGTCAGATTCATGATTTGAAAACCAACGGTCAAACAGTTACCATGACTGGAGATGAAGCAACAGACAACAGCAATGTGGCTTCAACGCAGCGCAGTGTAGACATGCAGTTGCAAGACTTGAATGATTCTTACGCAGACGCTCAAGCCAATGTAGATAAGGCAGCTGCTGCTTTGAATGAAGCGACTGTAACCAGCACAGTTGTGGGGACAGTGGTTGAGGTCAACAAATCGGTATCTCGCTCCAACACCAGCACCAACCAGACGGTAGTACATGTGGTGAACCAAGGCAGCCTTCAGATTACTGGCAGTTTGACTGAGTACGATTTGGCTAATATAGCTGTTGATCAGGAAGTGAAGATTACTTCTAAAGTCTATCCAGAACAATCTTGGACTGGTAAGATTAGCTACATTTCTAACTATCCAGAGGGCTCACAAGCAGCGGCTGTGACGGGTACATCTGGCAACTCAGGTTCTAAATATCCATTTAAAGTAGCATTGACCAGCGAAGTGGGGCCTTTGAAGCAAGGATTTAGCGTCAATATTGAAGTTGTTAACACAAGTAAATCTATTCTTGTTCCTGTAACGGCAGTGGTTGCAGAAGAAGAGAAGAATTATGTTTGGACTATTGTAGATGGCAAGGCTAAGAAAGTGGAAGTAACACTAGGAAGTGCTGATGCAACCAACCAAGAAGTGACAGCTGGTCTCACAGTAGGGGATCAGGTTATCACGATTCCAAATGACAGCCTAGAAGATGGAAAAGAGGTTGAGGCCTATGAAGAACCAACTAATTAA
- the gorA gene encoding glutathione-disulfide reductase, with product MVRKFDIIAIGGGSGGIASMNRAAEHGAKAAVIEGHHLGGTCVNVGCVPKKIMWYASGVAETFHHYGSDYGFSAQNIQFDFAQLRKNREAYIERSRSSYTNTFKRNGVETIAGFARFVDAHTLEVNGELLTADHILIATGARPIIPEVPGKELGVVSDDVFAWEELPASVAVIGAGYIAVEMAGLLHGLGVQTDLFVRKEAPLRSFDSYIVEALIEEMERTQLPLHTHKIPSRLEKTKEGLVRIYFEDGSSHVAEQVLWAIGRKPNTEGLNLEAAGVTLTPSGHIAVNDFQETVVPGIYALGDVTGEKELTPVAIKAGRLLSERLFNHKPDAKMDYRQIPTVVFSHPAIGTVGLTEKEAVATYGAEAVTCYTSSFTSMYTALADNRQVAKFKLVTLGPEEQVVGLHGIGYGVDEMIQGFAVAMKMGATKADFDATVAIHPTGSEEFVTMR from the coding sequence ATGGTTAGAAAATTTGATATTATCGCAATCGGAGGAGGAAGCGGGGGAATTGCTAGCATGAACCGCGCAGCTGAACACGGAGCCAAGGCCGCAGTTATCGAAGGACATCACCTTGGTGGTACCTGTGTCAATGTCGGCTGCGTTCCTAAAAAAATCATGTGGTATGCTTCCGGAGTAGCAGAAACCTTCCACCACTACGGCTCTGACTATGGATTTTCTGCACAAAACATCCAGTTTGACTTTGCTCAGTTACGAAAAAATCGAGAAGCCTATATCGAACGCTCTCGCTCTTCCTATACCAACACCTTCAAACGCAATGGCGTTGAAACCATTGCCGGTTTTGCTCGTTTCGTTGATGCTCATACGCTAGAAGTGAATGGTGAGCTGCTGACCGCTGATCATATCCTTATTGCCACTGGAGCCCGTCCCATCATTCCTGAAGTTCCCGGAAAGGAACTCGGAGTTGTATCTGACGATGTATTTGCCTGGGAAGAGCTCCCCGCTTCCGTTGCCGTGATTGGGGCTGGCTATATTGCTGTCGAAATGGCTGGCCTTCTTCATGGTCTAGGAGTTCAAACAGACCTTTTTGTCCGCAAGGAAGCCCCTCTGCGCAGCTTTGACTCCTATATTGTCGAAGCCCTGATAGAAGAAATGGAACGCACCCAGCTCCCTCTTCATACCCACAAGATACCAAGCCGCTTGGAAAAAACAAAAGAGGGCCTCGTTCGCATCTATTTTGAAGACGGAAGCAGCCATGTCGCCGAACAAGTCCTTTGGGCAATCGGACGAAAACCCAATACTGAAGGGTTAAATCTGGAGGCTGCTGGTGTTACCTTAACACCGTCCGGCCATATTGCTGTCAATGATTTTCAAGAAACTGTAGTTCCAGGAATCTACGCCCTAGGAGATGTTACTGGTGAAAAAGAGCTGACACCTGTGGCTATCAAGGCTGGTCGCCTGCTGTCAGAACGCCTCTTCAACCACAAGCCAGATGCCAAGATGGACTATCGTCAAATCCCGACAGTCGTCTTTTCTCACCCCGCTATTGGTACAGTTGGTTTGACAGAAAAAGAAGCGGTAGCTACCTACGGTGCAGAAGCTGTGACATGCTACACCTCCAGCTTCACCTCCATGTATACTGCTTTAGCTGACAACCGCCAAGTAGCCAAATTTAAACTGGTTACTCTTGGACCCGAAGAACAAGTGGTTGGTCTTCACGGTATCGGTTATGGGGTAGATGAAATGATTCAAGGCTTTGCTGTTGCAATGAAGATGGGAGCCACCAAGGCAGACTTTGACGCTACTGTGGCCATTCACCCAACGGGTTCTGAAGAATTTGTAACCATGAGATAA
- a CDS encoding biotin transporter BioY: MQKNNIQTIIYVALGAALIAALSQVTLSIGLVPFTLQTLAIGLIATSFKPKEAILSILIYLLLGALGLPVFAGFSGGFAALFSPTAGFLWGFLLFATVTSILTKPNSSLAKVFLANLIGDSLCFLLGFVVFKFVTGASWTDSLAWTVLPFVLPDLFKIAIITLAHRFLKPVLKDITYFKA, translated from the coding sequence ATGCAAAAAAACAACATACAAACCATTATCTATGTAGCTTTAGGAGCCGCTTTAATCGCAGCCCTTTCTCAAGTTACCCTCTCCATCGGCTTGGTGCCATTTACCCTACAAACTCTCGCTATCGGTCTCATTGCTACAAGTTTCAAGCCTAAAGAAGCTATCTTGAGCATCCTTATCTACTTGCTTCTTGGAGCGCTTGGTCTTCCAGTCTTTGCTGGTTTTTCCGGTGGTTTTGCTGCTCTCTTCAGCCCGACTGCTGGCTTTCTTTGGGGTTTCCTCCTCTTTGCAACTGTAACCTCCATCTTAACCAAGCCAAACTCCTCTCTTGCAAAAGTATTCTTGGCTAATCTAATAGGTGACAGCCTCTGTTTCCTACTAGGTTTTGTCGTATTCAAGTTTGTAACAGGAGCTAGCTGGACAGATAGTTTAGCCTGGACAGTCCTTCCGTTTGTCCTGCCGGACTTGTTCAAAATTGCAATCATCACTTTGGCTCACCGCTTCTTAAAGCCTGTCTTAAAGGACATCACATACTTCAAAGCATAA
- a CDS encoding YdbC family protein: protein MAEFTFEIEEKLLVLSENEKGWTKELNRVSFNGAPAKYDIRTWSPDHTKMGKGITLSNEEFQVLLDAFRNQ, encoded by the coding sequence ATGGCAGAATTTACATTTGAAATTGAAGAAAAACTCTTGGTCCTGTCTGAGAATGAGAAAGGTTGGACCAAGGAACTCAATCGCGTTTCCTTTAACGGAGCGCCAGCTAAGTACGATATTCGTACTTGGAGTCCAGACCATACTAAGATGGGAAAGGGAATTACTCTTTCCAATGAAGAGTTTCAGGTTTTGCTGGATGCTTTTCGTAATCAATAA
- a CDS encoding peptidase U32 family protein, giving the protein MSKTLKRPEVLSPAGTLEKLKVAIDYGADAVFVGGQAYGLRSRAGNFTMDEMREGIDYAHARGAKVYVAANMVTHEGNEEGAGAWFRELRDMGLDAVIVSDPALIVICATEAPGLEIHLSTQASSTNYETFEFWKELGLTRVVLAREVTMKEVAEIRKRTDVEIEAFVHGAMCISYSGRCVLSNHMSNRDANRGGCSQSCRWKYNLYDLPFGDERRSIKGQVPEEFSMSAVDMCMIDHIPDMIENGVDSLKIEGRMKSVHYVSTVTNCYKAAVDAYLESPEKFEAIKQDLIDEMWKVAQRELATGFYYSPPSENEQLFGARRKIPEYKFIAEVVAFDKETMTATIRQRNVINEGDKVEFYGPGFRHFETTINNLHDSNGEKIERANKPMELLTIRLDKEVYPGDMVRSCQSGLINLYKENGTSMTIRA; this is encoded by the coding sequence ATGTCAAAAACATTGAAACGTCCCGAGGTTCTCTCGCCTGCGGGAACTTTGGAAAAACTAAAGGTGGCAATTGACTACGGCGCGGATGCTGTCTTCGTTGGCGGTCAGGCTTACGGTTTGCGGAGCCGGGCGGGGAATTTCACCATGGATGAGATGCGTGAAGGGATTGATTATGCCCATGCACGCGGAGCCAAAGTCTATGTGGCAGCCAATATGGTCACCCATGAAGGCAATGAAGAAGGAGCAGGAGCCTGGTTCCGCGAATTGCGCGATATGGGCTTGGACGCAGTTATTGTGTCAGATCCGGCCTTAATCGTAATTTGTGCAACGGAAGCTCCTGGACTTGAAATTCACTTGTCTACTCAAGCTTCTTCCACCAATTACGAGACCTTTGAATTTTGGAAAGAATTAGGATTGACCCGTGTGGTGCTGGCGCGTGAGGTAACCATGAAAGAGGTGGCCGAAATTCGCAAGCGGACCGATGTTGAAATTGAAGCCTTTGTCCATGGAGCCATGTGTATTTCCTATTCAGGTCGCTGTGTTCTCTCCAACCACATGAGCAATCGCGATGCCAACCGCGGTGGCTGCTCCCAGTCCTGCCGCTGGAAGTACAATCTCTATGACTTGCCATTTGGCGACGAAAGACGTTCAATCAAAGGCCAGGTTCCAGAAGAATTTTCCATGTCTGCCGTCGATATGTGTATGATTGACCACATTCCAGATATGATTGAAAATGGAGTGGATAGCCTGAAAATCGAGGGTCGGATGAAATCCGTCCACTATGTATCAACGGTGACCAACTGTTATAAGGCGGCTGTTGATGCCTATCTGGAAAGTCCTGAGAAATTTGAAGCCATTAAGCAGGACTTGATTGATGAGATGTGGAAGGTGGCCCAGCGCGAGTTGGCAACAGGTTTCTATTACAGCCCGCCAAGTGAGAATGAGCAGCTTTTTGGAGCGCGTCGCAAAATTCCAGAGTACAAATTCATCGCAGAAGTGGTAGCTTTTGATAAGGAAACCATGACCGCAACGATTCGCCAGCGCAATGTTATCAACGAAGGCGATAAGGTGGAGTTCTACGGCCCAGGTTTCCGCCATTTTGAAACAACCATCAACAACCTCCACGATTCCAATGGAGAAAAGATCGAACGGGCCAATAAGCCAATGGAACTGTTGACAATTCGTTTGGATAAAGAAGTTTATCCAGGGGATATGGTGCGTTCCTGTCAATCCGGTTTGATCAATCTCTACAAAGAGAATGGCACTTCTATGACGATTCGAGCATAA
- a CDS encoding peptidase U32 family protein, with product MGKIIITATAESIEQVKELLEAGVDRIYVGEADYGLRLPTNFSYDELREIARLVHAAGKELTVAANALMHQDMMDAIKPFMELMKEIGVDYLVVGDTGVFYINKRDGYNFKLIYDTSVFVTSSRQINFWKDHGAVEAVLAREIPSVELFEIAKNLEMPAEILVYGASVIHHSKRTLLQNYYNFTKADETDLSKERGLFLAEPSDPDSHYSIFEDKHGTHIFINNDISMMTKLLELAEHGYRNWKLDGIYCPGPNFVAIAKLFVQARDLIEKGQFSNDQAFLLEEEVRKLHPAERGLDTGFYDYDKDKVK from the coding sequence ATGGGAAAAATTATCATTACAGCAACAGCTGAAAGCATTGAACAAGTAAAAGAACTTTTAGAAGCTGGTGTGGACCGGATTTATGTTGGGGAAGCAGACTATGGTTTGCGCCTTCCGACCAATTTTTCTTATGATGAACTGAGAGAGATTGCCCGTCTAGTCCATGCGGCAGGAAAAGAGCTGACCGTGGCCGCTAACGCTCTTATGCACCAAGACATGATGGATGCCATTAAACCCTTTATGGAATTGATGAAGGAGATTGGAGTAGACTATCTGGTGGTCGGAGATACTGGTGTCTTCTACATCAACAAGCGCGATGGGTATAACTTTAAGCTCATTTATGATACATCGGTTTTTGTCACCTCTAGCCGCCAAATCAATTTTTGGAAGGACCATGGTGCTGTGGAGGCTGTTTTAGCGCGTGAAATTCCTTCGGTGGAGCTTTTTGAAATTGCTAAAAATCTTGAAATGCCTGCTGAGATTCTCGTCTATGGCGCTTCTGTCATTCACCATTCCAAACGGACTCTCCTGCAAAACTACTATAATTTTACGAAGGCTGATGAAACAGACCTATCAAAAGAGCGCGGTTTATTCTTGGCAGAGCCCTCAGATCCAGACAGCCATTATTCTATTTTTGAAGACAAGCATGGTACCCATATCTTCATCAACAATGACATCAGCATGATGACCAAGCTGCTGGAGTTGGCTGAACATGGCTACCGCAACTGGAAATTAGATGGTATCTATTGCCCAGGACCCAACTTTGTAGCCATTGCCAAATTGTTTGTCCAGGCCCGGGATTTGATTGAAAAGGGGCAATTTAGTAATGACCAGGCCTTTTTGCTGGAAGAAGAAGTGCGCAAACTCCATCCAGCTGAGCGTGGTTTGGATACAGGATTCTACGATTACGACAAGGATAAGGTAAAATAA
- a CDS encoding DUF3270 domain-containing protein, translating into MALRQYRPDTHPYENSLPKEKQATYQTYQASNPHKERLKELLFFVNIVLFSIITVMAAYIYLSFQIPVFIAFLMAIVTGFIGLRLVQALMRRKYKQIKQKKRRK; encoded by the coding sequence ATGGCACTTAGACAATATCGGCCTGACACCCACCCGTATGAGAACTCCCTCCCGAAAGAGAAACAGGCCACTTACCAAACCTATCAAGCCAGCAATCCACATAAAGAACGACTGAAAGAACTGTTATTTTTTGTTAACATTGTCCTATTTAGTATCATCACTGTGATGGCTGCTTATATCTACCTTTCTTTCCAGATCCCTGTATTCATTGCCTTTTTGATGGCAATCGTTACAGGCTTTATTGGCTTGCGTTTAGTGCAGGCTCTTATGAGAAGAAAGTACAAACAAATCAAACAGAAAAAACGCCGCAAATAA
- a CDS encoding YtxH domain-containing protein codes for MVKKSSIFTSILLGAAGGAAAAVFLASKTGKAVKEKVVHFARDYKENHEEINADLINKAQDLGKHAVDRYEEVKSQFESGELTVDDLVQSGKEKAQVVKEQSLEKFEQIKEKMAEQNLSTADLFASIKEKMAGHKPATEENINQEVIEIDYTGQVSSQPEQEEVAADLADSEENPA; via the coding sequence ATGGTCAAAAAATCAAGTATTTTTACAAGTATCCTTTTAGGAGCAGCAGGAGGAGCGGCAGCAGCAGTCTTCCTAGCTTCCAAGACTGGGAAGGCAGTCAAGGAAAAAGTAGTTCATTTTGCTCGAGATTACAAGGAAAATCATGAAGAAATCAATGCGGACTTAATCAACAAGGCACAGGACCTTGGCAAACACGCGGTAGATCGCTATGAAGAAGTCAAGAGCCAGTTTGAGTCAGGTGAACTGACGGTTGATGACTTGGTTCAATCTGGCAAAGAAAAAGCGCAGGTTGTCAAGGAACAGTCGCTTGAAAAATTTGAGCAGATTAAGGAAAAGATGGCAGAACAAAATTTGTCTACGGCAGATCTTTTTGCATCCATCAAAGAAAAAATGGCTGGTCATAAGCCTGCCACAGAAGAAAACATCAACCAAGAAGTTATCGAAATTGACTATACAGGTCAAGTAAGCTCCCAGCCGGAACAAGAAGAAGTAGCTGCTGATCTAGCTGATTCAGAAGAAAATCCAGCATAA
- a CDS encoding DUF948 domain-containing protein — protein sequence MIIEVSVLIIALALAAVAVYLVLLLKKLSIIADEAQQTLKVLTSDVNVTLYQTNELLAKTNVLVEDVNKKVSTLDPLFVAVADLSESVSDLNASARDLTVKAKNAGKNTIKAGGVLSALNLFSSILGKKGE from the coding sequence ATGATTATTGAAGTATCAGTCCTCATCATTGCACTGGCTCTTGCAGCTGTTGCAGTTTATCTGGTCTTGCTGTTGAAAAAGTTATCAATTATCGCAGACGAAGCCCAGCAGACACTCAAGGTGTTAACCAGTGATGTCAATGTCACCCTCTATCAAACCAACGAACTCTTGGCTAAAACCAATGTCTTGGTTGAAGATGTCAATAAAAAGGTTTCTACCCTTGACCCGCTCTTTGTTGCTGTGGCTGATCTTTCTGAATCCGTTTCGGATCTCAATGCTTCCGCGCGTGATTTGACAGTCAAGGCCAAGAACGCTGGGAAAAATACGATAAAAGCAGGCGGCGTCCTGTCCGCACTTAACTTATTTTCATCCATCTTAGGAAAGAAAGGAGAATAA
- the lgt gene encoding prolipoprotein diacylglyceryl transferase, whose translation MDPIALKLGPLEIRWYALCILVGLVLAVYLSAKEAPRRRIREDDVYDFILIAFPLAILGARLYYVAFSWESYKDNLLAIFAIWNGGIAIYGGLLAGFAVLVFFTRHRFINTWDFLDIAAPSVMIAQAIGRWGNFFNQEAYGEAVAHLDYLPAFIRDQMYIDGSYRTPTFLYESLWNLIGFILICILRRRPRLLKQGEITCFYLVWYGTGRFFIEGMRTDSLMFLGLRVSQWLSALLVILGLGLIFYRRKQATIPYYQS comes from the coding sequence ATGGATCCGATTGCACTGAAACTTGGTCCACTAGAGATTCGCTGGTACGCCCTCTGTATATTGGTAGGTCTCGTTCTAGCTGTATACCTGTCTGCCAAAGAAGCCCCTCGCAGACGCATTAGAGAAGACGATGTGTATGATTTTATCCTCATCGCCTTTCCATTGGCCATTCTAGGAGCGCGTCTTTACTATGTCGCTTTTAGTTGGGAGTCCTACAAAGATAATCTGCTAGCTATTTTTGCCATTTGGAATGGTGGAATTGCCATTTACGGAGGCTTGCTGGCTGGTTTTGCGGTATTAGTTTTCTTTACCCGGCATCGCTTTATCAATACCTGGGACTTCTTAGATATTGCAGCTCCGTCGGTGATGATTGCTCAGGCTATCGGTCGCTGGGGGAATTTCTTCAATCAAGAAGCTTATGGAGAAGCAGTTGCCCACTTAGATTATCTGCCAGCCTTTATTCGCGACCAGATGTATATTGACGGTAGTTACCGAACCCCGACCTTCCTCTACGAATCCTTGTGGAACCTGATTGGTTTTATCCTCATCTGCATTCTCAGAAGGCGGCCACGTCTACTCAAGCAAGGGGAGATTACCTGTTTTTATCTTGTCTGGTATGGCACAGGGCGCTTTTTCATTGAAGGGATGCGAACAGATAGCCTGATGTTCTTAGGCTTGCGCGTATCTCAGTGGCTGTCTGCCCTACTGGTTATTTTAGGGCTCGGCTTAATTTTTTACAGACGGAAACAAGCTACCATACCTTACTATCAATCATAA